CTCCAGCGCAGCGCCGATCGCGGCGACCAACTCCCCTACCTGCGCATCGGTCATCGTGAAGGACGGCGAGATCTGGATCGCACCAGCGCCCGCTGCGCGGGTCGCGACGCCGAACCGGCGCAGTTTGGTAGCGAACGCCATCGCCGTCGGCGCATCTGCCAGCTGCACGGCTGCGACAGCACCTGTGCCAGAACGGATCTCGACCACGTCCGGATGCGAGGCCAGCGCAGCGAACGCGGTGTGCAGCGTCTGCTCCAGGCGGGCCGACTCCTCGAGCAAGCCCTCGGATTCGATGATGTCCAGGTTGGCCAGGGCCACGGCGGACGCGACGGCGTGGCCCGAATAGGTGTAGCCGTGCCGGAACCAGCGCCCCGCACCGGGCTCGAAGAACAGGTCGGCAACCTTCGGCGACACGAAGACCGCACCCATCGGAAGGTAGCCGGAGGTCAGCCCCTTGGCCGTGGTGATCATGTCCGGTTCCAGACCGAATCGCCCTGAGGCGAACCAGGATCCACCGATCCGGCCGAATCCGGTGACGACTTCATCGGCGATGAACAGCACGTCGTACTCCGTGCAGATCTTGCGCACCTCGGTGAGGTAGTCCGCCGGCGGCGGGTACACACCGCCAGCACCGATCACCGGCTCACAGAAGAAGGCCGCGACGTTCTCCTCCCCCAACTGCTCGATGGTTGCCCGCAAGTCCTGCGGGTCGTCCCAGACGACGTGCGCCTGGTCGGCGACCAGCGTGCCGTAGCCCTCGATGTTGCCCGGGATGCCCGCCAATGACGTTCCGGCGTAATGCATTCCGTGGTATGCCTTGGTCCGCCCGACGATATAGCGCCGGTCGGGCTGACCCATCTCCACCCAGTAGCGACGGGCCAGTTTGGCCGCGGTCTCGACCGAGTCGGAGCCGCCAGAGGTGAAGAAGATCTTGGATCCGGGCACCGGCGCGATACCGGCCAACCGGTCGGCCAGCTCCAGCGTGACGTCCGGGACGTAGTCGCCGAAGGTGCTGTAGTGCCCCAGCCGCTTCATCTGCTTCGCGGCGGCTTCGGCCAGCTCGACACGACCGTGCCCGACGTTCGTGAACCACAGACCAGCCGTCGCGTCGAGGTATTTGTTGCCGTCCGCGTCCCACACGTGAACGCCCTCACCGTGACTGATGACGAACTCACCGTTCGCCTCGACCGATGCCATATCCGAGAAGGGGTGCCAGAAGTTGCCCATAGGGGGACGCTATCGGGCGCTGCTGATGGGGCACAGTGGTGCCCATGGCGATCGACTATGTGGCCACCGTGCGTGAGCAGTCCGGCCGGTTCCTGTCCGTGCTGCGCGACACCCCACCGACCACACAGGTCCCGAGTTGTCCGGACTGGGATGCGGCTGACCTGGTCTGGCACCTGGGCGAGGTGCAGAGCTTCTGGGAGAACGTCGTACGCCGTGACATCACCGATGAGGACCGGGCCGAGGGTGTGGAGCGCCCCGAGCGACCTGCGGAGTACGCCGGGTTGCTGGCTTTCGGGGAGGAAGCCAGTGCCCAACTGGTCCGCACGTTGGGCCGCTACCCCGCGGACACGCAGCGCTACATGTGGGCTCATGACCCGGCGCTGCACACGGTCGGCTACATCAGCCGCCGCCAGGCGCTGGAAGCGCTGATCCACCGGGTGGACGCCGAGTTGACCGCTGCCGTGCCAACCGCGCCGATCGATCCGGCACTCGCCGCCGATGGCGTCGATGAGGTCGTGGACGTCATCCGCGGCGGGGCGATCCCCGACTGGGCGTCCTTCACGCCGGCCGCGGACAGGATCGTGGAGCTGACCGCGACGGACGTGCCGCGTCGATGGACCCTGCAACTGGGCCGCTTCGGCGGGGTCACCCCGGACGGTGTCGAGGTCAACGAGCACGGGTTCCAGCGCGTGGACGCTAGCCCGGACGTCAGCGCCACCGTCAGTGGCACCAGCGCGGATCTGCTGCTGTGGCTGTGGAATCGGCCGGCCGGACCCGTGGATACCGCGGGCGACCCGGATGCGCTGAGGAGCCTTGATTACGCTGTTGCTGAAGATATCGATTGAGACCTACATCACAACAGACATCACCTACCGGACAAGGGAGTCAGGATGAGCCAGGCCAACGAGACCGTCTTCACCTGGGGTGCGCCGCCACTGAAATTCGGTGCCGGCGCCCTCGATGAGGTGGGTTACGACATCAGCACCCACGGCGCCAAGCGCGTGCTGGTGGTCACCGATCCGGGCGTGGCCCACCTGGGTATCGCCGACCGGGTGGTGGCGTCCCTGAACCGCTACGGCATCGAGACCGAGGTCTTCGAGCACAGTCACGTCGAGCCGACCGACAAGTCCATGGGCGAAGCAGTCGACTTCGCCAAGGACAAGGGACCGTTCGACGGATACGTCGCCGTTGGTGGCGGCTCGTCCATCGACACAGCCAAGGCCGTCAACCTCCTGCTCACTGATGGCGGTGAGCTCACGGAGTACCTCAACAAGCCGGTCGGGGACGGCAGGGCGCCCAGTGGCCCGCTCATGCCGCTGATCGCCGTACCCACCACTGCCGGAACGGGATCGGAGAGCACCGGCACGTGCGTCATGGACGTGTTGTCGCTGCGGGTGAAGACCGGGATCGGGCACTGGCGGCTGCGACCGACCATGGCAGTCATCGACCCGACGGTCACCCTCAGTCTGCCGGCCGGGGTGACCGCGTCGTCGGGGATGGACATCGTGTGTCACGCACTGGAGTCGTTCACCGCCCGGCCGTTCGAGGACTACCCGGCCAAGAAGGCCGAGGAGCGCGTGCCCTACTGCGGCTCGAACCCGGTCGCGGATCTGTGGTGCGAGAAGGCGCTGTCGCTGATCTCGCGCTCGTTCCGGACTGCGGTGCGCGACGGCGCCAACGTCGATGCCCGCTCGGACATGATGCTGGCCGCGACCTGTGCCGGGATGGGCTTCGGCAACGCCGGCGTGCACATCCCGCACGCCAACGCCTACCCGATCGCCGGCATGGTCAAGGACTTCCACCCGGTGGACTACCCGCAGGACGAGGCGATGGTGCCGCACGGCATGTCGGTGTCGCTGACCGCGCCGGCGGCGTTCCGGTTCACCTACCCCAGCGCGCCGGAGCGGCACGTGCAGGCGGCGCTGATGCTGCAGCCCGACCTCGACCCGAACACCCCCGACGAGGAGAAGCTGCCGACCGCGTTGATCAACCTGATGCGCGACATCGGTATCCCCAACGGCATCTCGGGCGTCGGTTTCGAAGCCTCCGACATCCCCGAGCTGGTGCCCGGGACGATGAAACAGCAACGGCTGCTGTCGATTTCGCCGCGCGAGGTCACCGAGGACGACATCGCCGCGATCTTCGAGGAGTCCCTCAGCAACTGGTGAGACAACCACGAAGGGCCCCGCCGACCGGCGGGCCCCTTCGACGTTGTCGGACTCAGCGTGCTTCGCGGTCGGCGCGGTTGACCGCCGACAGGATCGCGGTCAGCGAGGCCTTCACGATCGAACTGGACATCCCGACACCCCACAGGACACGGTCACCGACCGCGCACTCCAGGTAGGCGGCTGCGGCCGAGTCACCGCCGGAGGTCAGGGCGTGCTCGTTGTAGTCCAGGATGCGTACGTCGACCCCGACCGAGTGCAGCGCATCGATGAAGGCGGCCAGCGGGCCGTTGCCCTCTCCGGTGATGACCTTCTCCTCGCCGCGATCGGTCACCGTCGCGACGATCCGGTCCCGCTCGTCGTCGATCGACTCGACCCGGTGGTTGATCGGCGCGAACCGACCCCACGCGGCCTCACCGACCCCGGTGCCGGGCAGGTACTCGTCACTGAACGCCTGCCACAGCTGCTCCGGCGACACCTCTCCGCCCGCCTCGTCGGTGCGACGCTGCACGACACCGCTGAACTCGATCTGCAACCGGCGCGGCAGATCCAACTGGTGCTCGGTCTTGAGGATGTAGGCCATCCCGCCCTTGCCGGACTGGGAGTTGACCCGAACCACGGCCTCGTAGGAGCGGCCGACGTCGTGCGGGTCGATCGGCAGGTAGGGCACGCCCCAGACCAATTCGTCGATCGACTTGCCGGTTGCGGCGGACTGCCGCTCCATGTCCTCGAAGCCCTTCTTGATGGCGTCCTGGTGGGAGCCGGAGAAGGCGGTGAAGACCAGGTCGCCGCCGTACGGGTGGCGCTCGGGTACCGGCAACTGGTTGCAGTACTCCACCGTGCGGCGGATCTCGTCGATGTCGGAGAAGTCGATCTGCGGGTCGATGCCTTGGCCGAACAGGTTCAGACCCAGGGTGACCAGGCAGACGTTGCCGGTGCGCTCACCGTTACCGAACAGGCAGCCCTCGATGCGGTCCGCACCGGCCTGGTAGCCCAGTTCGGCGGCAGCCACGCCGGTGCCGCGGTCGTTGTGCGGGTGCAGCGACAGCACGATCGACTCGCGGCGGTCCAGGTTGCGCGACATCCACTCGATCGAGTCGGCGTAGACGTTCGGGGTCGCCATCTCGACGGTGGCCGGCAGGTTGATGACCATCGGGTGGTCCGGGGTCGGGTCGATGATCTCGATGACCGCGTTGCAGATCCGTGCGGCGAACTCCAACTCGGTGCCGGTGTAGGACTCCGGGGAGTACTCGTAGTAGACCTTCGTCTCCGGGACGGTCTCCTCCAGCTTGCGCACCAACCGGGCCGCCTGGGTGGCGATGTCGATGATGCCGTCCTGGTCCTTGCCGAAGACAACCCGGCGCTGCAGCACAGAGGTCGAGTTGTAGAAGTGCACGATGGCCTGCGGTGCGCCCGCGATGGCCTCGAAGGTGCGCTCGATCAACTCGTCGCGGCACTGGGTCAGCACCTGGATCGTGACGTCGTCGGGGATGTGGTGGCCGTCGATCAGCTCACGCACGAAGTCGAAGTCGGTCTGGCTGGCGGAGGGGAACCCGACCTCGATCTCCTTGTAGCCCATCCGGACCAGGAGTTTGAACATCCGCAGCTTGCGCTCGGAGTTCATCGGGTCGATCAGCGCCTGGTTGCCGTCACGCAGGTCCACCGCGCACCAGCGCGGGGCCTTGTCGATGATCTTGTCCGGCCAGGTGCGGTCGGGCAGGTCGACCTTGATCTGCTCGTGGAACGGCACGTACTTGCCGATCGGCATGGTGGTGTTCTGCTGGGGATG
The window above is part of the Branchiibius hedensis genome. Proteins encoded here:
- a CDS encoding aspartate aminotransferase family protein, with product MGNFWHPFSDMASVEANGEFVISHGEGVHVWDADGNKYLDATAGLWFTNVGHGRVELAEAAAKQMKRLGHYSTFGDYVPDVTLELADRLAGIAPVPGSKIFFTSGGSDSVETAAKLARRYWVEMGQPDRRYIVGRTKAYHGMHYAGTSLAGIPGNIEGYGTLVADQAHVVWDDPQDLRATIEQLGEENVAAFFCEPVIGAGGVYPPPADYLTEVRKICTEYDVLFIADEVVTGFGRIGGSWFASGRFGLEPDMITTAKGLTSGYLPMGAVFVSPKVADLFFEPGAGRWFRHGYTYSGHAVASAVALANLDIIESEGLLEESARLEQTLHTAFAALASHPDVVEIRSGTGAVAAVQLADAPTAMAFATKLRRFGVATRAAGAGAIQISPSFTMTDAQVGELVAAIGAALEADQPTG
- a CDS encoding maleylpyruvate isomerase family mycothiol-dependent enzyme, whose product is MAIDYVATVREQSGRFLSVLRDTPPTTQVPSCPDWDAADLVWHLGEVQSFWENVVRRDITDEDRAEGVERPERPAEYAGLLAFGEEASAQLVRTLGRYPADTQRYMWAHDPALHTVGYISRRQALEALIHRVDAELTAAVPTAPIDPALAADGVDEVVDVIRGGAIPDWASFTPAADRIVELTATDVPRRWTLQLGRFGGVTPDGVEVNEHGFQRVDASPDVSATVSGTSADLLLWLWNRPAGPVDTAGDPDALRSLDYAVAEDID
- a CDS encoding hydroxyacid-oxoacid transhydrogenase, with the protein product MSQANETVFTWGAPPLKFGAGALDEVGYDISTHGAKRVLVVTDPGVAHLGIADRVVASLNRYGIETEVFEHSHVEPTDKSMGEAVDFAKDKGPFDGYVAVGGGSSIDTAKAVNLLLTDGGELTEYLNKPVGDGRAPSGPLMPLIAVPTTAGTGSESTGTCVMDVLSLRVKTGIGHWRLRPTMAVIDPTVTLSLPAGVTASSGMDIVCHALESFTARPFEDYPAKKAEERVPYCGSNPVADLWCEKALSLISRSFRTAVRDGANVDARSDMMLAATCAGMGFGNAGVHIPHANAYPIAGMVKDFHPVDYPQDEAMVPHGMSVSLTAPAAFRFTYPSAPERHVQAALMLQPDLDPNTPDEEKLPTALINLMRDIGIPNGISGVGFEASDIPELVPGTMKQQRLLSISPREVTEDDIAAIFEESLSNW
- the leuA gene encoding 2-isopropylmalate synthase yields the protein MIHPQQNTTMPIGKYVPFHEQIKVDLPDRTWPDKIIDKAPRWCAVDLRDGNQALIDPMNSERKLRMFKLLVRMGYKEIEVGFPSASQTDFDFVRELIDGHHIPDDVTIQVLTQCRDELIERTFEAIAGAPQAIVHFYNSTSVLQRRVVFGKDQDGIIDIATQAARLVRKLEETVPETKVYYEYSPESYTGTELEFAARICNAVIEIIDPTPDHPMVINLPATVEMATPNVYADSIEWMSRNLDRRESIVLSLHPHNDRGTGVAAAELGYQAGADRIEGCLFGNGERTGNVCLVTLGLNLFGQGIDPQIDFSDIDEIRRTVEYCNQLPVPERHPYGGDLVFTAFSGSHQDAIKKGFEDMERQSAATGKSIDELVWGVPYLPIDPHDVGRSYEAVVRVNSQSGKGGMAYILKTEHQLDLPRRLQIEFSGVVQRRTDEAGGEVSPEQLWQAFSDEYLPGTGVGEAAWGRFAPINHRVESIDDERDRIVATVTDRGEEKVITGEGNGPLAAFIDALHSVGVDVRILDYNEHALTSGGDSAAAAYLECAVGDRVLWGVGMSSSIVKASLTAILSAVNRADREAR